The genome window TGAAATATGGAAAACCGGCTTCATGGCAACGGTGTCGAGCATTGCGCGGGCTGAATGCTTGTCTTTGTTCCGCAACACAAAATCAAACAGCTTTGGCTGCTTTTCCTTGATCAGTTTGGCGACCGCAATCGTGGCCTGAACGTCCGACATGGCATCGTGGGCACTTTCATGGGCAATACCATTCGCTACCGTCAGCTCCTCCAGCCGGAAACTCGGACTGCCGTCCTCCTTCTTCGGCCAGTTAATGCCCTCCGGACGAAGCGCGTAGGTCAGCCGCACCATATCGATGATGTCCCAACGGGAATTGCCGTTCTGCCATTCCCGCGCGTAGGGGTCACGCAAATTTCGATAGAGGGTGTGCCGGGTCACTTCATCATCGAAACGCAGGCTGTTGTAGCCCACTACGCAGGTCCCGGGCTGGCTGAAGGCCTCGTTAATCTGGGCAATAAACTCGGTTTCCGGGTAGCCGCCCTCCAGAGCTTTCTGGGGGGTGATTCCCGTAATCAGGCAGGCTTCGGGCGATGGCAGGTAATCATCCGCCGGTTTGCAGTAGATAACCAGGGGGTCTTCGATGACGTTCAAATCCGCATCTGTTCTTACACCGCCAAATTGGGAAGGACGATCATGAACCGGATCGACACCGAAGGTTTCGTAGTCATGCCAGTAGAACGAGCGGATCAAGGTGGGCGACTCCTGCGCGGATAAGTTTCGACAAGTTCCGGCGAAGTCTAGCAGAAACCGGGGGAACAGCTGAATCAACCCCGGCCGGGCACCGTTCAGAAAATACCGTTACCACGGTCAACATAGTGCGTCCGCTCACGCGGAAGGCCGGCGCCGGTCAACGTACTCATCTGCACGGTCATACTGGTGGGGAGGTTGAGGTAAACGCCCTTCCCGGCATTGATTACATTGGCCCCATCCGGGCTCTGCCAGTCCACGTTTTCCCGCTGGAAGCCGATAAAGAAATCATCGGTAAAGCCGGTCGTCCCGTCACCGTTATCGGTACCGACTGTCAGTGATCGCAGCTGTGAGAGTGGCGCGCAGTTGGTACCGGGGGTACAGGTACCCGAGCCATCATCAATGCCAACCTGGGTGGCCCGGTAGCTGGTGGCCTGGTTCTGGGCGTCAAACAACGTCGCTGAACTGACAGCGCCGTTGGCGTCCTCAATCTGGAGACCAATATTGCCGCTGAACGATGTAGTGTTGGACGAGATACTTCCCCTGGCTTGCTGGAACCCCATGCGGAAGCCTGCCAACTCGTTATTCACTTCCGCCAGTTCAATATAGGGCTGCACCGCCTCGAAGGGCACAACGTCGTCGACGGCATAGGTATTGCCATCGTATTGCTCGCGGGCTGCATCACGGGAAATATGCCCGAGCGCAACATCTGTGGCGGAGAAGTCGACCCCGGTGTCCGTCTGACCAACCTTTACGTCATCGATATTGACGCGGGTCTCCACATCGATACCCAGCGTCATGCGAGTAAATTGATGATCAGGCCCGGGAATATTTTCAACCTGCATAAAAGCCTGCCCAGTCACCTCACCCATTTTTTCGTCAGAAATGGGCTTCAACTCCGCCTGGGCAACGGGCGCCATACCCAGACAAAACATGGCAAGGGCAGCGTATCCGTACGCTTGCTGTTTCATAAGTCGTTTCTCTGATAAGTGTTTTTAGAGCCAGTTTCGACGCCCGGCCCTACTGCCGCCCGGTTTGCTTTTGGTTTTACCGGTGCTGACAGGCGACAACTATGGTTGTTTCACACTATTTTTATTAGCCGCAAAATCACTATATCCGAGCCGCTCTGGCCAATAGAGTGAGCATCGTCACAGTCACTGGCGACGGACCGGAATTACTGCCTCAACCATGAACAGGTTCACAAAAGATTACAAAGATGTGGCGCATGTGTATACATAGCTGAGTCCTGTTACACTAAGCCACCTAACCTCCTTGTCCACGGCGATCTGCATGACCACCCGCATCCTTATTTGCGACGATTCCGCGCTTGCCCGAAAGCAAATGGCAAAAGCCCTTCCGGAGGGGCTGAAGACCAGAATTATCTACGCCGCAGATGGAAAGGAAGCACTGGAAATTCTTCGGGGCCATGAAGCCGAATTGATGTTCCTGGACCTGAACATGCCCGAGATGGACGGCTACCAGGTTCTCGAGATCGTGCGCAAAGAAGATCTCCCGGTTCTCACCATTGTTGTCTCCGGAGATATTCAGCCGGAAGCAAGGGAGCGTGTTCGCAAACTGGGCGCTATCGACTTTATAAAGAAGCCGACAGAACCCGGCACTGTTGTGCGCCTGCTCGACGAGTATGGATTCTATCGTGCGGGCGATGTCGAAGACGCCGCGTTGAATGACGGCTTACTGAAAAACGACATCACGCCCACAGCACCCGAAATCTCGGTTCCTCTCAGTGACTACCTGCAGGAAATCGCCAATGTGGCTATGGGCCGTTCCTCAGACCTGCTGGCACGCCTGCTTCGGGTTTTCGTGAAACAGTCCATTCCAAAGGTTGCCTTCATCGCCAACTCCGAACTGCACATGGCAATTTCCGCGGCCCAACACGGTGACACATACTCCGCCGTATGCCAGGGATTTACCGGTGCCGGTATTGCGGGCGAAGCACTGCTGCTGTTTGCAGATGCCAGTTTCCGGGAAATGGCGGAAATGCTTCACTACGATTCTCTGGACGGCGACGCCGTGAACATAGAAGTGCTGATGGACATGTCCAGCATACTGTTCGGTGCCTTTCTCAAGGGAATCGGCGACCAACTCGACCTGACACTGGGCCTTGGGCACCCCACTGTGCTCGGGCAACACCGGCAGATCACCGAACTGCTTGAACATCACAGTTCGCGGGAAGAACAACTCCTGTGCATCGAGATCAGCTATGCACTGGAAGACAGGGATATTCAGTGCGACATGCTGGTTCTCTTGACCGAAGATTCTGTCCCGTTCCTGGAACAACGTCTCGAATATCTGGTGGACTGATCTATGGGGTTTAAGGAAGTAGAAGCCAATTCGTTCCATTGGATGGCGAACATGCTGGAATCGGTTGAGGTGGGACTCGTCGTCCTGGATCTGGATTTCCGTATTCAGGCCTGGAATGGCTTCATGGAAAACCACAGCGGCATCACCGCAAGCAGGGTCCGCGACAAAGTGCTCTTCGATGTCTTTCCTGACATTCCCAAGGCCTGGCTGACCCGCAAGGTAGATGCCGTGACTCTCCTGAACACCCGTGCCTTCACCTCGTGGGAGCAACGGCCGTACCTGTTCAAATTCCGGAACACGCGCCCCATTACCGGTACGGAAGAATACATGTTCCAGAACCTCACCATCAGCCCACTCTCAGGGACAACGGGACAGGTCGAGAAAGTGTGCCTGATGGTGTACGACGTCACCGATATCGCCAGCAGCAAGCGGGCTCTGGAGCGAGCCAACGAACAGCTGGCCAAACTCAGCAAAACGGACCGGCTTACAGGCCTGCTCAACCGGGGTACCTGGGAAAACCTGGTGGACGCCGAGTATGAACGATACTGCCGCTATGGCCACGCGACCTCACTGGTGATGTTTGATCTTGACCATTTCAAAAAAGTGAACGATACCTGCGGGCATCTGGCCGGTGATGAAGTCATCAAACACGCCGCATCGATCACCAGAAGCAACCTGCGCCAATCAGACACCATAGGTCGATATGGCGGGGAAGAATTCGGAATTATATTGCCGGAAACCGATGCGGAAGGTGCGCGGGTAATCTGCGAGCGCATAAGAGAAAGCATTGAACAGAGTACCGTTGATACCAGTGTAGCCCCTGTTCAATACACCATAAGCATGGGTATTGCCCAGCTAACCCCCACGCCCGGAAACTATATGCAGTGGATGCAACAAGCGGATAAAGCCTTATATACGGCCAAGGAAAGCGGCCGAAACCGGGTGGTGGTTTCCGAGCAATAAAAAAAGCCCGGACTTAGCCGGGCTTTTTACAACATGGTCTGCCAATCGAAGGTCAGCCCTGCTGCCAGCTCTGTACGGCTTCCTTACCGTGCTTTTCACGCCACTCGTTCAGAGTCTTGTGATTACCACCACGGGTTTTAACCACTTCGCCCGTATGCGGGTTTTTGTAAGTCTTCAATGGACGCTTGGCACGGCTACCAGTGCCAGACTCAGCTTTCCCACCCGACACTGACGGATCAATAGCCGACAAAATCTGCAATACATCCTTCGGTGATTTGTCATACTCCTTCATCAAATCACGAACCTTGTTTTCAAACTCCAGTTCGCCTTTCAGAGCCTGGTCTTTTTCAAGCTGTTCCAGCTCTGCGGCAAGCTTTTCCATAAGCTGTTTTTTCTGGTAGTAATCGTTAATCTTTGCCATGGAATTAAAACCTTATTATATAAGAGGTCTTTAAAAAATAAATTGGAGTTGACTGGCAGTCGATAACAATAATAATTAATTTTATGAACTATGGCAAAATTATTTGTTTATGGCGTTTTAATTAAAAAGGCCGGTCACGTTGACCGGCCTTTTTAAACAATAATTTTCGTGAATATTGAGCTTACAGTCTCAAGTCCGCGTCACCTAAAGGCAGCACACCTTTCAAATCAAACAAAACACCGCCTTCTTTTAAATAGGCACGCAATTCCTTCGAAGATTTCCCAGCATACTCCCGGTGCGGCACTGCCAAAAAAAGCGCATCGTAATCATTTGGTTTTGGAGAATCAACCAATGAAATCCCATATTCATGCACAGCTTCCTCATTATCCGCCCAGCAGTCCGTCACATCCACGGAACAGCCAAAATCCTCCAGCTCCCGGATAACATCGATAACACGTGTGTTCCGCAAATCCGGACAATTCT of Marinobacter sediminum contains these proteins:
- a CDS encoding response regulator; translation: MTTRILICDDSALARKQMAKALPEGLKTRIIYAADGKEALEILRGHEAELMFLDLNMPEMDGYQVLEIVRKEDLPVLTIVVSGDIQPEARERVRKLGAIDFIKKPTEPGTVVRLLDEYGFYRAGDVEDAALNDGLLKNDITPTAPEISVPLSDYLQEIANVAMGRSSDLLARLLRVFVKQSIPKVAFIANSELHMAISAAQHGDTYSAVCQGFTGAGIAGEALLLFADASFREMAEMLHYDSLDGDAVNIEVLMDMSSILFGAFLKGIGDQLDLTLGLGHPTVLGQHRQITELLEHHSSREEQLLCIEISYALEDRDIQCDMLVLLTEDSVPFLEQRLEYLVD
- a CDS encoding sensor domain-containing diguanylate cyclase produces the protein MGFKEVEANSFHWMANMLESVEVGLVVLDLDFRIQAWNGFMENHSGITASRVRDKVLFDVFPDIPKAWLTRKVDAVTLLNTRAFTSWEQRPYLFKFRNTRPITGTEEYMFQNLTISPLSGTTGQVEKVCLMVYDVTDIASSKRALERANEQLAKLSKTDRLTGLLNRGTWENLVDAEYERYCRYGHATSLVMFDLDHFKKVNDTCGHLAGDEVIKHAASITRSNLRQSDTIGRYGGEEFGIILPETDAEGARVICERIRESIEQSTVDTSVAPVQYTISMGIAQLTPTPGNYMQWMQQADKALYTAKESGRNRVVVSEQ
- a CDS encoding histone-like nucleoid-structuring protein, MvaT/MvaU family yields the protein MAKINDYYQKKQLMEKLAAELEQLEKDQALKGELEFENKVRDLMKEYDKSPKDVLQILSAIDPSVSGGKAESGTGSRAKRPLKTYKNPHTGEVVKTRGGNHKTLNEWREKHGKEAVQSWQQG